The Subtercola sp. PAMC28395 genome segment CGCCGGCGGCGATCAGCGACCCCTCACCGATGACGGCACCGTTCAACACAGTGGCGTTCATGCCGATGAGACAGTTGTCGGCGACGGTGCAGCCGTGCAGCACCGCTCCGTGGCCCACACTGACGCCGGCGCCGATCGTGGTGGCGAATCCGGCGTCGCCGTGGACAACAACGTTGTCCTGCAGGTTGCTGCCCACGCCGAGGCTGATGCCAGAACGGTCGGCGCGCACCACTGTGCCGTAGAAGATGCTCGATCGTGCTGCAGCGG includes the following:
- a CDS encoding gamma carbonic anhydrase family protein; protein product: MNVITFAGHTPLIDDAAWGAPNATVIGQFTAAARSSIFYGTVVRADRSGISLGVGSNLQDNVVVHGDAGFATTIGAGVSVGHGAVLHGCTVADNCLIGMNATVLNGAVIGEGSLIAAGALILEGTVIPPGSLVAGVPGKVRRELTTEEQQGIRHNALTYLELSARHREAESSG